The Alkalibacter rhizosphaerae genomic sequence TATAGGAAGTAACATAGTTGAATCCATGGGCTTTGGCGCCTCGTGGATCGTAGGCCGGGAATTCCAGACCTTTCACGTGCATGGCGTATTTCTCAGACCCGTTGCCGATCTTTTCCGCCAGCACTTTGGTGCCGTCGCAAAGGAGTTCGCCCAGACCTTCATTTCGAAATGCGATCTCCGTGATGGCATCCACCATGGCGTCTGCGTTGCCGAATCGGAAATCCAATCCGTTGACTTGCTCTTTGCTCAATAGACCATTCTCAAAAAGTTCCATGGCAAAACCGATGGTGACACCTACGGAAATGGTGTCCAGGCCGTACTTGTCGCACAAATGGTCGGCGTGGATGACGGCTTCCTGACTTTTTACGCCGCAAACGCTTCCCAGACTGTAGTAGGTTTCATATTCCGGATCGGACATGCTGCCCTGGAATTTCAAGTTGCCGCCTCTGGCCAGCTTCACCTGGGTGCAGCCTACAGGACAACCGTAACAATGTTCGTTGCCCAGAGTACGCTCCAAGCTGGACTTGGCGCCCAAGCCTTCCGTGTAGTCGTCTTCCCCGGTGTTTCGGTAGTTTTCCGACGGGAACATTCCCATGGCGCTGGTAGCATCCACTACCATTGGTGTTCCCAACTTGGAGAACTCCGGATAAAGGACCGGGCTGGCTTTCATGCCTTCCAGCATGGTTTTTCTGGCTTTTTTAAAGGCTTCTTCATTGGCGATGGGAACTTCCTGGGTCCCCGAACGGCAATGGCCTTCAAATTTTTGGATCCCATGACGGCTCCTACGCCTTTTCGGCCGAAGGCCCGGCGTTCGTTGATGATGGCCGCCATCTTGGACAGGTTTTCGCCGGCTGGTCCGATGCAGGCGATCCGCGCCGCTTGTTCGTTGAGTTCCTGTTTCATGGTCAATTGGGTGTCCAGGGTGTTCATGCCCCAGAATTTGTCCGCTTTTCGAATGGATACCTTGTCGTCCTTGATCCAGAGGTAGACCGGTTCTTCCGATTTCCCTTCGATGATCAACACGTCGTATCCTGCAAATTTCAACTCGACGGGGAAATAACCTCCCGACAGGGCCATGCCTACGGCATTGGTCAGAGGGGATTTTGTCGCCATGGCCATTCTGCTGGCGCAGGGTGCCGACGTCCCGCTAAGTGGTCCCGGTACGAAAATAAGTTTGTTTTCTTCCCCCAGGGGATCGCAATCGCCTGGTACTTCGTCAAATAGGTACTTGATGGCAAATCCGGCTCCACCGATATAATCTTGAGCCAGTTTTTCCGGCAGTACTTCTGTAGTCACTTCTTTGGTGGACAGGTTTACCCGCAAAACCTTGCCCATGTAACCGCCTGTGTACATGATAAAACCTCCTTGAAATTTAATAGCATCCATGCTTTATACAAAATTATACCATTTTTGCGCAAAAAAAGCACCCGGGACGGATGCTTTGATGAGGCCTGGAACGGACATCTTTTTCAGGATCCTGTCTCAATAAGACGGGTGTTTTTCAGAGGAAAGGATTCATTTGCGAAGGATCTTCTCCATGGCCTTTCCCTTGGCCAACTCGTCCACCAGCTTGTCCAGATAGCGGATCTCCTTCATGATGGGTTCTTCCACGTTTTCGACCCGGATGCCGCACACCACCCCTTTGATCAGGGATCGTAGGGGGTTTAGGTGGGGTGCCTGGGCAAAAAAAGTTTCGAAATCGGTCTCTTTCTCCAGTTCCGCTTCCAGTTCTTCCTGGGTGTGTCCCGTCAGCCAGCGGATGATCTCGTCCACTTCTTCTTTGGTCCGTCCCTTTTTCTCCGCTTTTGCGACATACATGGGATAGACTTTTGCAAAACTTGTGGTATAAATGTTGTGTTTGGCCATGAGGACCTCCTTCATTTTTTCTTATCCAACAAAAATATCGATCCATCGTCTTCCGTCTTGATTTGCGAGAAACCCAATTTCTCCAACAACTTGATGGAAGGTGTGTTTTCAGTTTTGACAGCGGCTTTGATGTTGAAATCTCCCTGCTGGTTGATCCAAATGATCATGGAGCAGATCACTTCATATGCATATCCTTGTCTTTTGAATAAAGGACTAATGGTGTATCCGATCCAGAACGCATCGTCTTCTTTTTTTAGATAAACATCGCCAATGAGCCTTTTGTCCGTCTTGGTCGTTATTGCAAATTGCGCTCCCGCATCCAGAGAAGGCTTTATCAACAATGCTTTTTCGTATTCTTTTTTCGATAACCCTTTAAATCCCTGGTATTTCATCCATTCCAGATCATTGCGATAATCCAGAAATTCATGAAGATCGTCTAGGATAAAAGACCGTATGATACATCTTTCCGATTGAAATATGGACGTCATTTGGAACTCCTCTAAAAATGGCATCATTTATGATAGGGCTCGTTTCTAAGAATGCGAAAAGCCCGGTAGATCTGTTCCAGTAGCAATATACGAAACAATTGGTGGGGAAAGGTCATGGAGGAAAAAGACAGGGACAGGTCCGAAATGGATTTCACATCGGAATGCAAACCCAAAGAACCGCCAATGATAAAGCAAAGGTGGCTCTGTCCGTTAAGGGCGCAGGTATCCATATAATCGGCAAATTCTTCCGAGGTCATGGTCCGGCCTTCGATCTCCATGGTGACCACCAAGGCGCCGGAGGGAACTTTGGACAGAATCTTTTGTCCTTCTTTTTGAAGAACGTCCACCATTTGTGCCTGGCTCAAGTTTTCCGGAGCTTTTTCATCGGGGATCTCCACCACGTTCAACGTACAATAACGGCCCAGGCGCTTGGTGTATTCCGCCAGGGCCTGGATATAAAATTTCTCCTTGATTTTTCCGACAGCGACAATGGTGATCTTCAAAACGCCACCTATACGTAGGACCCGTTGAGGTAGATGTTTCCTTCATCCAGGTAATGGATCAGTACCAGCACCTTGTCCTCCTTGGTGCCCAGGACATGGCAGACTTCCTTGATGGCGGCCGCCACCAGGTCTTCCACAAAGGAACGGGGATTCCGCTTGGAAACGGAGATCTCCACGACGGGGCGATGGTATCTTTTTTCCGGTTCAGGATCGTCCTCCATGGGATGGCTGTAGAAATGTCCCTGATGGAAGATCTCCCAGGAAACTTTGATTCGGCTTCGGGGTACGTTCAACGTTTCGCAGATGTTTTTGTTGATGTCGGAAACGTCGATGTTTTCCATTAAATAATCGGTTTTGATGGAAATGTATGGCATTTAATTTGCTCCTTCCAAAAGTTTTTTCAGCAACAGGGGAACCTGGTTTTCCGCATCCTCATTGATGGTCAGGATCTCTGAACCGAAAGATTCGGCGGCATCCTTGATGTAATGGGCGGTGGATGTATAAAAGGAGGTTCCGATGATCAACAGCAGGTCCGTTTCACCCATGGTCTCCAATGCTTCCCCAAGCCTGGGGATGGGATCGCCGTAGAGGACCACCTGGGGGTGGAGGACGCTCCGTTCACAATGGGGGCAAAGAAGGCTGCTTCGGGTGATGTCAAAAGGGTACTCCCGGTGGCACCGGGGACAAAACACTGTGCGAAGATTACCGTGGATCTCGATGACCTCTCCATCCCGGCTTCCGGCTCGATGGTGAAGTCCGTCGATGTTCATGGTAACGACAGGGATGTGGTAGGAAGCCAATGCCAGGTGGGCTTCGTTGGGGACGGCTTCATCGATGAGGGTCTTCATGGAGAGGACCGCATCGTAAAAGCCCTGGGGGTCGGCGCTGAAATATGTTCGACTCAGTTTGTCCCGAAGGTCTCCCATTTCTTCAAAGGTGGGAATGTTGCTGGCTCTGGATATCCCGGCTCCCGTCAATGCCTTTATTTTCATTCTTTTCACCTCCACTTCATTATACATTCTATTGTTGACAAATCAAAGGGAAATCCCATAGAGTAAGAGTATGAGAACGACGAAGGAGGAGAAAAAATGACCATACGACAGGACTATTATGCCAATCTGGCAAAAACCCTGGTGGACCGCTTTGAAAAGCGGCGTTTTGAAGCCTACTACTGCCCTACCAAGGAGGAAGCCTTGAAAAAAGCCATGGAGCTGGTGCCGGAAAACAGCCTGGTTTCTTTTGGGGGCAGCATGACGGTGAAGGAATGCGGACT encodes the following:
- a CDS encoding aldehyde ferredoxin oxidoreductase C-terminal domain-containing protein, with product MLEGMKASPVLYPEFSKLGTPMVVDATSAMGMFPSENYRNTGEDDYTEGLGAKSSLERTLGNEHCYGCPVGCTQVKLARGGNLKFQGSMSDPEYETYYSLGSVCGVKSQEAVIHADHLCDKYGLDTISVGVTIGFAMELFENGLLSKEQVNGLDFRFGNADAMVDAITEIAFRNEGLGELLCDGTKVLAEKIGNGSEKYAMHVKGLEFPAYDPRGAKAHGFNYVTSYTGADHNRGYAPQEIFGSDIPKAYDRFTAEGKGWLTMYNQDLRLATADCPTMCGFLIDMAVASIAEQNTADMVSAATGLEFKKEDIMVIGARVNNVARAFNLTAGLTKADDTLPERVMTETIKEGASKGQSVPKEELDLMLHDYYEARGWSQEGVPTQAKLQELGLDEVAAKLKEKGILS
- a CDS encoding aldehyde ferredoxin oxidoreductase N-terminal domain-containing protein, with product MYTGGYMGKVLRVNLSTKEVTTEVLPEKLAQDYIGGAGFAIKYLFDEVPGDCDPLGEENKLIFVPGPLSGTSAPCASRMAMATKSPLTNAVGMALSGGYFPVELKFAGYDVLIIEGKSEEPVYLWIKDDKVSIRKADKFWGMNTLDTQLTMKQELNEQAARIACIGPAGENLSKMAAIINERRAFGRKGVGAVMGSKNLKAIAVRGPRKFPSPMKKPLKKPEKPCWKA
- a CDS encoding DUF2200 domain-containing protein is translated as MAKHNIYTTSFAKVYPMYVAKAEKKGRTKEEVDEIIRWLTGHTQEELEAELEKETDFETFFAQAPHLNPLRSLIKGVVCGIRVENVEEPIMKEIRYLDKLVDELAKGKAMEKILRK
- a CDS encoding GNAT family N-acetyltransferase, translated to MTSIFQSERCIIRSFILDDLHEFLDYRNDLEWMKYQGFKGLSKKEYEKALLIKPSLDAGAQFAITTKTDKRLIGDVYLKKEDDAFWIGYTISPLFKRQGYAYEVICSMIIWINQQGDFNIKAAVKTENTPSIKLLEKLGFSQIKTEDDGSIFLLDKKK
- the rlmH gene encoding 23S rRNA (pseudouridine(1915)-N(3))-methyltransferase RlmH, whose protein sequence is MKITIVAVGKIKEKFYIQALAEYTKRLGRYCTLNVVEIPDEKAPENLSQAQMVDVLQKEGQKILSKVPSGALVVTMEIEGRTMTSEEFADYMDTCALNGQSHLCFIIGGSLGLHSDVKSISDLSLSFSSMTFPHQLFRILLLEQIYRAFRILRNEPYHK
- a CDS encoding tautomerase family protein, whose protein sequence is MPYISIKTDYLMENIDVSDINKNICETLNVPRSRIKVSWEIFHQGHFYSHPMEDDPEPEKRYHRPVVEISVSKRNPRSFVEDLVAAAIKEVCHVLGTKEDKVLVLIHYLDEGNIYLNGSYV
- a CDS encoding SIR2 family NAD-dependent protein deacylase — translated: MKIKALTGAGISRASNIPTFEEMGDLRDKLSRTYFSADPQGFYDAVLSMKTLIDEAVPNEAHLALASYHIPVVTMNIDGLHHRAGSRDGEVIEIHGNLRTVFCPRCHREYPFDITRSSLLCPHCERSVLHPQVVLYGDPIPRLGEALETMGETDLLLIIGTSFYTSTAHYIKDAAESFGSEILTINEDAENQVPLLLKKLLEGAN